The following DNA comes from Clupea harengus chromosome 9, Ch_v2.0.2, whole genome shotgun sequence.
CAATGGCATTCCAGGTCCATTATCTATTGGCCGCTGCACTTGGCAGATGGGCCATAAGCAGTGACAATGGGGAGGGGGCAATCACAGGTGTTTTACACCTCACCAGTATTCATTGTGTAGGGACACTGGTTTTGGAGAGAGACAAGGTCACTAATATTTAGTAGTCAAACAAGTTGACAAGATTTTGGTGATGGCCATTAAATATTTACAACAGTGGCCGGTATTTTTATAACATGTGCATTGCTTTGTGACGCCTACAGCTTAAAAAATGGCGACATATACACGCGATCAAGTGATTCAGATGCTCTTTGACAGCGATGATGAATTCGACAGCCTCGACGAATGCTATTCCGGAGATTCGGGTGGCGCTAGCCTAGATTCCTCTGAAGAGGAGGTGTTTTGGGGACGACGGGACCCTGTCCTCGACATGTAAGTACACATCTGCATTTATGGttgcacacacgcataatactattagcatGCAGTAGTTCATAATCTAGTTGCTAATATGTTAGGCGCTTATGACAACTTGTCTCTTGTAGTTGTTCAGGTATGCTTACTCAGTAATGTGGTTAGTGTAGTTTTATTTTTGCTTGTGCCCTGCATGCTTGCATGTGTTTTTGCTACTGGATGGCTGggttgtttgtgtaacatttgcccatttctttttattctcttcctctccccaacTACCCAGTGTTTCTTCAGAGGCTCCAATGAGTGGATCtgtccccacccctctcccaacGCCGCCTCCTCGCTGTAGGAGCAAACCCGCCCCACTGGTGGACAGGTGGCATGATGGTTCTGAGGAGGACGTGTGCCCCCCACCGTTTCCATTCTGCCCTGAGAGGACGCCTGGAGCTCAGCTTGATTTCCAGAAGTCATACAGCCCCCTGGAAATCTTCAAGCTGTATTTCACACCGGATGTCCTTCAGACGCTgtgcaccaacaccaacaaatACGCTGCCCGGAAGCTTGCGGCGGGTGCAAGGACGCCGTGGACAGACGTGACGCCAGATGAGATGCTCAACTACTTGAGCCTTGTGGTGTATATCGGCCTGGTCCAGGTGACATCTGACATGGACCTGTGGACTGAGGATTCATGCCATTTCTGGTTGGACTTTCCTTCCAGCGTCATGCCAGTCGACAGGTACGAGGCCATCACTGCATATTTACATTTGAGTGACCCAGCTGCCGATGAGGTGAATGACCAGCTCTGTGGTCAGCCAGGGCATGATGGCCTTTCCCGCGTGAAGCCTCTTCTTGACGACCTCCTCACGGCCTGCAGGGCACACTACCACCCACACCAGAACCTTGTAGTTGATGAGCGCCTGGTAGCCAAGAGTACGCAGCCCACGAACAGGGGTAACAAGCTGTTCGTCCTGGTCGACAGCCAGAATGGTTACACGTGCGACTTCTCGGTCTACAAGGGAATGGCGCAGTCTCCGAGTGGCAACGGTCTGAGCTTTGACGCAGTTGTCGGCTTGCTCAAGGTGCCCCATCTCGGCACGGGGTACCATGTGTTTGTGGACAGCTTCTACACCAGCACCAAGCTTTTCAGCCATCTCCACCAGCTGCGCTTTGGGGCCTGTGGGGCCATCCGGACGGACTGTGTGGGGTTTCCATGCACAGCGGAGAATGCATTGGGCAGCGGGGCTGCTCGAGGGGAAATGCGCTGGATCCGTGAGGACCCCCTGCTTTATGTGAAGTGGAAGGACAGGCATGACGTTGCCATGTGTTCCACCATCCACAAAGCCTACAGTGGGGAGTCTATGGAGCGCCGTGTCCGGGACCCTAATGGAGGCTGGGCCAAGAGGGTGATTCCTCTGCCTGACCCGGTCAAGGAGTACGACGAGTacatggggggatggggggaccTCTCTAACACCCTCATCAAGTACTTCTCTCTGGGCCCCAACAAAAACCAGTGGTACAAGAGGCTGTTTCTGCACTTTGTAGATATTGTGGTGGTGAACAGCTTCATTATCTCCTTGGAGATGGCAGAGGTGAAGAAGCAGAAGCCCCTCAAGATGAAGAGCTTCCGGAAGGCTCTGTGTGAGCAGCTGGCAGCTGCTGGGAAGGACTGATTTCATTTTCCAAAAGACCAACATCAGGGCAGGCTTCCTGATAACAATTGTAAAAATCTGCTCACATTTTTTACACTCACTGTCAGATGTGTAATTGTAACTGTCCAATAAGACATTGTTAATAAGTTATTGAatcacaaaatgtaaatgtcagtgtGCTAGGTCAACCCAGTTCTACGCTGACACTACAAAAAAACTAGGCTTTTTTTACAACGAATATTTTACCTTTGttgctctgaaatgtaaactaaaatgacataataaaaagAACTTGAACAATACTTTGCTGTGTTTGCTAGGTATGGGTGCCCAGAAATGCTAGTCACGGACAGCGGTCCTCGGTTTTCCTGTAATGAATTCTCTCAGTTTGCAAGAGATTATGACTTTACACACCCGACAAGCAGTCCCCGTTATTCCCGCAGCAATGGGGAGGCTGAACGGGCTGTCAGAACGGTTCCGTAAGTCTCTcttagagaaagagggagatttcCCCAAAGCTCTTCTGGCCAACAGGGCCAATCCATTGGCACACGGGACCTCCCCAACTCAACTACTGATGGGGAGGAGACTCAGAACACCAGTCCCAGTGTCACAGCTGCACTGTAATATATTAATATGATTTAGCACAAcggttctcaaactcttgtATATCAAGGAtccctaaactgccacaaattagaccagggagggatttGATGAGATTCTTTTCTTGGctctcacatcacatcactcactcactcacatacatacactcactaactcactcacactcacacacttcctcactgaACCTCTTGCTAGACCTTAAACCTCAAGCTGATCAGTGTTTCTATTGAAGCAGTTTTCTGTAACGGCCTGTAGTTCTAAATGAGAATCTCCAAGCAGCTGAACTTGGTAGAGGAATCAGTTTCACTGGCCAAGTGTGTGGACACTGTGAAGTGTCAAATTGAGGGGAGGGTATGTTTTCTATTAGTTTGATTCATTTTCTGtgtcgttgtttttgtgactgacaataaagtactttgaactttgaactcgAACTTGGCACACTAAAGCCTGATGACTAACCTACACTCTGGTATGTGACATGTGATGTCAAAACATGAAAGTAAGacttgctgtgtgtgagtgcccttTGTACACACCGCCCATCGCTACCACCGATTGGATGGTTTAGTGAGGTCCTGGCGGAGCGCCGAGAAGACGATCAAACTTGACTATCTAGAGGAAGTAAAAGTCGTAACAAGGTTTCCGTAGGTGAACCTGCGGAAGGATCATTATCGACATGAGGCTAGCGCGCTGGGGAAGGGACTCGTCCCACCTGCCAAACCCCCTatgttctttgtttttttctcctccggGAGAATTCAACACCTCCAGGAAAACTCCCAAAGCCCCCTGTCCCGGTCTTTCGGGCTGGTGGTCAGACCGAGTACCAAATCTGTCGCAACGTTTGCCTctgactttgtttgtttgtgtgtttagaaaATGATTCCGCCCCCACCAGCTGGAGGTCAATGCTTAAGCCTGTCTCTAGGGAGACAAAGTGAGTATCTCTCATCTCACCTCTGCAGTCAGTCTGTCACATCTGTGGGAGCGGTCACTGAGAGGAATGTATCAAAACTtgtgcacagatacacacactctcaaactttTGTTATCAAATTCAACCATTTTCTCCCCCAGACACTCAGCCCCTCCCACCCCGCCTttctctgctctgattggctgtgtggGGGTGAGGCCCCTGAGACGGGGTGTGGGTCGCATCTAAATGTGTTCCCCAGAAAGCACCAGCCCAGTGAACTTCAGTTCCCCTCTCTGTTCTATTCtgtctgaggtgagaggagaggagactatCAGGGGTTTCATACGACACAGGAGGAACATGGTTAaagatctgtctctctctctcattttagaTCAGTCAGCTCCATAGACCTAGTCTTACCCAGCAGCACTGAGACCCCGAGACCCGAGTCCCCTTCTCGTTTATGGGGAGAC
Coding sequences within:
- the LOC116221810 gene encoding piggyBac transposable element-derived protein 4-like; translation: MATYTRDQVIQMLFDSDDEFDSLDECYSGDSGGASLDSSEEEVFWGRRDPVLDIVSSEAPMSGSVPTPLPTPPPRCRSKPAPLVDRWHDGSEEDVCPPPFPFCPERTPGAQLDFQKSYSPLEIFKLYFTPDVLQTLCTNTNKYAARKLAAGARTPWTDVTPDEMLNYLSLVVYIGLVQVTSDMDLWTEDSCHFWLDFPSSVMPVDRYEAITAYLHLSDPAADEVNDQLCGQPGHDGLSRVKPLLDDLLTACRAHYHPHQNLVVDERLVAKSTQPTNRGNKLFVLVDSQNGYTCDFSVYKGMAQSPSGNGLSFDAVVGLLKVPHLGTGYHVFVDSFYTSTKLFSHLHQLRFGACGAIRTDCVGFPCTAENALGSGAARGEMRWIREDPLLYVKWKDRHDVAMCSTIHKAYSGESMERRVRDPNGGWAKRVIPLPDPVKEYDEYMGGWGDLSNTLIKYFSLGPNKNQWYKRLFLHFVDIVVVNSFIISLEMAEVKKQKPLKMKSFRKALCEQLAAAGKD